The proteins below are encoded in one region of Candidatus Atribacteria bacterium:
- a CDS encoding asparagine--tRNA ligase, translating into MEVIRISDIANYEGKEVEIRGWLYNRRSSGKIKFLIVRDGTSFVQATLIKNEMDENIFDQADNISYESSIKVTGLVKEEKRVPLGYEVLVKNIEVVSPAEDNYPITLKEHGTGYLMDYRHLWLRTPRQNAILKIRAEIIKSIRDFLDTNGFILIDTPILTPAACEGTTTLFETEYFGDKAYLTQSGQLYNEATAAAFGKVYCFGPTFRAEKSKTRRHLMEFWMVEPEASYVDFEECNKIEENLIAYIVGKVLEKRTQELNILERDTSKLKLIMTPFPRISYDEAIDILKSNGVKVEWGDDFGGEDETILSNKYDRPVFVHRYPVKCKAFYMKPDPEREEVVLGADLLAPEGYGEIIGGGQRIDDYKLLEQRLKEHGLPREKYEWYLDLRKYGSVPHSGFGLGIERTVAWICGLNHIRETIPFPRMLNKIYP; encoded by the coding sequence ATGGAAGTTATTAGAATAAGCGATATTGCAAATTATGAAGGAAAAGAAGTGGAAATTAGGGGATGGCTCTACAATAGACGTTCCAGCGGTAAAATAAAATTCTTGATTGTGAGGGATGGAACAAGTTTTGTTCAGGCAACTCTCATCAAAAACGAAATGGATGAAAATATTTTCGATCAAGCGGATAATATTAGTTATGAATCATCGATAAAAGTAACAGGATTAGTGAAAGAAGAAAAGAGAGTTCCTTTGGGATATGAAGTGTTGGTAAAGAATATTGAAGTAGTTAGTCCAGCTGAAGATAATTACCCAATTACCCTGAAAGAACATGGTACAGGATATCTGATGGATTACCGCCATCTCTGGCTAAGAACACCTCGGCAAAACGCTATTTTAAAAATAAGGGCAGAAATAATCAAATCTATACGCGATTTTTTAGATACGAATGGTTTTATTTTAATAGATACTCCCATACTTACCCCAGCCGCTTGCGAAGGAACTACTACTTTATTTGAGACCGAATATTTCGGCGATAAGGCTTACCTTACACAAAGCGGACAGCTTTACAATGAGGCAACCGCTGCAGCTTTCGGAAAAGTATATTGTTTTGGACCAACTTTTCGAGCTGAAAAATCTAAAACCAGAAGACATCTGATGGAGTTTTGGATGGTAGAACCCGAAGCATCCTATGTGGATTTTGAGGAATGCAATAAAATTGAAGAGAATTTAATAGCTTATATTGTCGGGAAAGTGTTAGAAAAAAGGACGCAAGAATTAAATATATTAGAAAGAGATACATCAAAATTAAAGCTTATCATGACACCTTTTCCCAGGATCTCATATGATGAAGCAATAGATATTTTAAAAAGTAACGGAGTAAAAGTTGAATGGGGAGATGACTTTGGCGGAGAGGATGAAACTATTTTATCCAATAAATATGATCGGCCGGTATTTGTTCACCGCTATCCGGTAAAGTGCAAGGCATTTTATATGAAACCTGATCCGGAAAGAGAAGAAGTTGTATTGGGAGCCGATCTTTTAGCGCCGGAAGGATATGGTGAAATTATCGGAGGCGGACAAAGAATTGATGATTATAAATTATTAGAACAAAGACTTAAAGAACATGGATTGCCCAGAGAAAAGTACGAATGGTATTTAGATTTAAGAAAATATGGATCAGTCCCTCATTCCGGATTTGGTTTAGGGATAGAAAGAACGGTTGCCTGGATATGCGGTCTGAATCATATTCGCGAAACCATCCCCTTTCCCAGGATGCTGAATAAGATTTATCCATGA